From Sporosarcina sp. Marseille-Q4943, the proteins below share one genomic window:
- the fosM gene encoding FosM family fosfomycin resistance protein translates to MTIKGLNHFLFSVSDLERSIEFYKNVFDAKLLVKGRSTAYFDLNGMWIALNQEKNIPRNEISHSYTHIAFTIEESEFERVHSKLEKLGVNILTSRLRDEKDKKSIYFTDLDGHKFEFHTGTLKDRLDYYKQEKSHMEFYF, encoded by the coding sequence TTGACTATAAAAGGACTCAATCATTTTTTGTTTTCCGTTTCAGATTTGGAAAGATCTATAGAATTCTATAAAAATGTATTTGATGCAAAATTATTGGTTAAAGGAAGAAGCACTGCTTATTTTGATTTAAATGGCATGTGGATCGCACTTAATCAGGAGAAAAACATACCTCGTAACGAAATAAGTCATTCATATACACATATAGCATTTACAATCGAAGAATCTGAATTTGAAAGAGTTCATTCCAAATTGGAGAAATTGGGGGTAAACATCTTAACTTCCCGCCTAAGAGATGAAAAAGATAAGAAGTCAATTTATTTTACTGACCTCGATGGACATAAATTCGAATTTCATACTGGTACACTGAAGGACAGGCTAGATTATTATAAGCAAGAAAAATCACATATGGAGTTTTATTTTTAA